In SAR202 cluster bacterium, the genomic stretch AGCCACATTAATCCAAACAAATATATAAATATTTCACCTATTAACATAATACCCGCTAAGCGAATAGGGTTTCTTCCCCATCCTCGTTCAACAAAGTAGCCTATCACTGTTGCAGCTGCTATAAATCCTATGACATATCCTTTACTTAAAAAACTTCCAGCAAACATCGAAAAACTTAGAACTCCAATATGACTAGCCCAGCCTAAAATGGCATAAAGGCTCATAGCAATAAATCCTTTTTTCATACCTAAAACTGCACCAGCCATAAGAACTACAAATGTTTGGCCTGTAACGGGGACTGCGGGATTCAAATAAAACTTAAACTGTGCTGCGAGTCCAGTTGCAGCAACAAATGAAATTATAGCTAAAAAATCTACAATCACATTAATAAACCCTTTATCTCGGGATATCACCATATCAAGTAATGGCAACTCATTATTGATTGTAAAATTTTGTCCACGCATTAAAATTCCCCCCTTACATTAATTCTATACACAAGATACTAGGGTATCCTTTTCTTAGCATAAGTTCAACGTAAATTTTCAGAGAAAAATGTTAATGTTTTAGACCAAGCCGACTCAGCGGCTTCTTTGTTATAAACCGGTAGGTTAGTATCATTAAAAAAAGCATGGTCAACATTAGGATATATAATTATTTCATTAACAACTCCGTTATCATTCAATGCTTTTTCTAACTCTGGCACATTAGAAGTTATACGTTGATCATTTTCAGCATAAATACCCAAAACTGGGGCTTGCAAATTTTTTACAGAATCCAAGTCTGGGTTACCACCATAATAAATATTACAAGCAGAAATATTGCTATTTTCACAAGCACTTTGTATAGAGAGTCCACCACCTAAACAATAGCCAACAATACCTACTTTCCCTGTAGAGTCTCCGTTATTTTGTAGATAAGAAACACAGGCATCTATTTCTTCTCTTGCGCGGGCCTGATCCATTGCTTGAGTTAATTTCATTGCTTCATCAGGTTCAGTTGTAACACTACCATGGAATAAATCCGGGGCTATAGCAAGAAATCCTTGCTCTGCAAATCTTTCAGTAATACTTTTTATATGGTCATCGAGGCCCCACCATTCTTGTATAACTACAATGCCCGGAGCCTTGGATTCCAAATCGGTAGGTTTGCTCATATATCCTTCTGCTGAAACTCCATTTATATTCATTTCTACTATTTCTGATTGTATATTACCCATAATAATTTCTCCTAAATTAAAGTAACGTAGAGTTATATTACCACGAGTATCCGAATAACTGTCTACATATAAACTGATAAAACTTTATATAATTTGCATTGACTCATTGGTACTTGAAATATAGAATTTCTGTACATTGAATTGAGGAGGGCTACTATGGCTTTTGAAGAAATAACGAAACCATCTGTATCAAATATGAAAGAAACTCCAAATCTTATTGATTACCAGTCTACTAAAGAAAATTTCGATTGGTTCAAAGATGGGTTTTCCGGCCTAGATTGGCTCCCTGATGGCGGATTAAATAATGCATATGAAGCTGTCGACAGGCATGTAATTAATGGTAAAGGGCAACAAAAAGCTTTAATCTGGATAGGTAAAAACGGTGATGAAGAAACCTACACTTATTCTCAATTCAAAGAAGAATCCGATAAATTTGGCCAAGTTATGAAAAACCTTGGTATGCAAAGAGCTGATAGGGTTTTTATATTTATGGATAGAATACCAGAACTCTATTTTGCAGCGATGGGAATACTAAAAGCTGGAGGGGTAATAGCTCCATTATTCTCAGCTTTTGGACCAGACCCTGTTAGAGATCGTATGGAAGATGCAGGAGCAAGTTTTCTTGTTACAACTCCAGAACTAAAATCAAAAATAGATACTATGCTGCCAGATATTAAAACTCTACAAAAAGTTATTGTGATAGATAAGCCTGGCACTGCAAATATTAATACTGACGATAAAACATTACTTTACAAAGATTTAATGAACAAGGTTGATGCTAGCAATTTTGTACTTGAACCAACAACCCAATATGACTTTTCAATTATGCATTACACCTCAGGTTCTACTGGGAAACCAAAAGGGGTACTTCATCGCCATCAAGCAGTTGTTCAACAATGGTTAACTGGCAAATGGGCTTTAGATCTCAAAGAAGGAGATATTTATTTTTGTACTGCTGATCCAGGATGGGTTACGGGAACCTCTTATGGGATGATGGCTCCTTGGACAAACTGCGTAACACAAATTATTTATGAAGGTGGGTTTGGTGCTGCTTCTTGGTACGAAATCATACAAAAATATGGGGTAACAGTTTGGTATACAGCCCCAACCGCTATAAGATTACTCATGAGAGCTGGAGAAGCTGTTGTTCAAAGATATGATCTTTCTTCGTTAAGATTTATTGGTTCTGTTGGGGAACCTTTAAATCCTGAAGCTGTTGTATGGGGAAATAAAAATTATAAAATGCCCATACATGATAATTGGTGGCAAACTGAAACTGGTGCAATTATGTGCGCCAATTATGCAACAACAAATATTAGACCAGGATCAATGGGGAAACCTTTTCCAGGTATAACTATGGGGATTTTAGACGATCAATATAACGAATTAGGCTCTGGGGAAAGTGGAATACTAGCTGTAAGACCAGGCTGGCCTTCTCAAATGTTTGCTTATTGGCAACAGGATGAAATGTATAACTCTCGATTCAAAAAAGGATGGTATATTACAGGAGATCAAGCTTCTATCGATGAAGATGGATATTTTTGGTTCCAAGGTAGAGCTGACGATGTTATTAATACAGCAGGCCACTTGGTAGGTCCCTTCGAAGTAGAAAGTGCACTAATTGAACATGAAGCCGTAGCTGAAGCAGGTGTCATAGGTAAACCAGACCCTATAGCTATGGAAGTTGTAAAAGCCTTTGTAACATTAAATCCGGATTATGAAGCAACTGATCAATTGAGAAGAGAATTAATAGGCTTTGCTCGAGACAAACTATCAGCAGGGGTAGCACCACGAGAAATTGACTTTATAGATGTTATGCCTAAAACAAGATCAGGCAAAATTATGCGTAGACTTCTAAAAGCTCGCGAATTAGGATTACCTGAAGGGGACACTTCAACTTTAGAAGATGATGGATAGATTTATAATGCAGATGCGTGACCATCCCCACGAGGATCAGAGGCTCCTGCATAAACTCCAGTCTCAGGATTTACACATATAAGTTGAACGATTCCATGACTTATACCCTCTTGGCCCCAAGTTATAGTGTGTCCCTTACTCTGTAAATTATCTGTAATTGACTCTGGCATCCTAGGTTCAACTTGAACTTCAAATGGATCATTAACTGTTGGTGGATGACTCCCAGGTATACTATACCATCGTGGAGCATCAACTGCTTCTTGTGCTCCCAAACCATAGTCAATAATTGAAGTAATAATTTGTAAATTCCCTTGTGGTTGAAAATCTGCACCTGGTGTACCAGATATAATAAATGGCTTATTATCTTTTAATACGATATACGCATTGAGAGTATGCATAGGTCGTTTACCAGGCTGTACAGTATTAGGGTGTCCTTCTTCTAATCTGAATCCTTGTTGTCTGTTATTAAACACAATACCTGTACCCTCAGCAACAAATCCAGAACCAAATCCATTATAAAGACTATGTATAAATGATAGGGCATTTCCTTCTTTATCAATAACGCAAAAGTAACTGGTATCAGTACCTTCAGCTATTACTGGGCCAGGTCCTACTTCTACGCTAGCTTTTGAAGGATCTATGGTATCCCTCCTAGAATCTGCAAAATCCTTAGAAATAAGAGTATCCAATGGAATATCTTCAATATGAGGATCAGCTAAATATTCGTTTCTATCTGCAAAAACTCGCTTTTTAGCTTCAATCATCAAATGAATTGCCTCTGGGCTTAAATGTCCATAATCTGACAAATTAAACCCCTCGATTATATTTAGCATTTCGAGAAGTATCATACCCTGTGATGGTGGTCTGTTTTCTGCAACAGTATAGCCTCTATATTCAGTCTCGATTGGCTCATATACTTCAACTTTATGGTTAGCTAGAGATTCCTTATCCATGATACCTCCAGCTGCTTGAAATTCTGCTACTATTTTTTCAGCAATTTCTCCGTTATAAAATGCATCAATACCTTTTTCTGCAACAATTTTCAGTGTGTTTGCTAAATCAACATTTTTAAACATTTCACCTTCGCCATATAATGATCCATCGGATTTTAAAAATACTTTAGCTGATGACGGAAATTGAGCTAATTTATCTTTAGCTCCTTCAAGAACACGAGCAGCTCTGGGAGTTATCGGATGGCCTTCTTCTGCATATTTAATTGCTGGTTGCAATAAATCGGCAAGTGACATAGTCCCATAATTGGTATTAAAATATTCATATGCTGCAAGTTCACCTGGAGGCGAAGCCGCAAGTGGACCTATACCTGGCATCTCTGTATATCCTCTTGAGGTGTAATATTCTGGAGTTGCCTGCTTAGGTGCCATACCAGTTGAAGTTAAACCCTGTGTCTTACCGGTTTTAGCATCATAAAAAATTGCAAAAACTTCACCGCCAAATCCACACATTCCTGGAACTGTTATCGCTTCAACTGCAGCAGTAGCTAATGCTGCATCAAAAGCATTACCCCCATCGGCAAGTACTTTAATTCCCGCAGAAGCAGCTAATGGAGAAGTGGAACACACAATTCCATTTTTCGAGTAAACTGTTGGTCTTGATGCATAAGGAACGTTCATAATGCCTCCAAATATCTATTTTATACAACTTTTTTGACGAATTGAGTTGGTACATTGTATTTACCACCACTAAGTAATGTCAATGGACTTGTGTATCAATAAAACTTATTTTATATTTGTTAGCTAAACTCCCGCGGGTATAAATTTCTTTTTGGAGGCAAAAATTGGAATTTGAAAACATTAAATTTGAACATAAAAATAAAATTGCAATTATTACGTTAAACAGGCCTGAATCACTAAATGCAATGAATTCAGACTTGAGGCTTGAAATAGTACAAGCAATGGAAGAAGTAGAAAACAATCAAGATATATGTGCAGTCATATTTACAGGTGAAGGTAGAGCTTTCTCTGCTGGTGGAGATATCAAAGAACAAGTAAAAGTTGCAGCTATGACCGACGAAGAAAGAATTGCTCATAGAGAAAAAATTAAAAAAGCAAGTAACTTTAGTTGGCTAATCGCAAATAGCAGAAAACCAACTATTGGTGCAATTAATGGAATTGCATTTGGGGGAGCAGCCTTACTATCCTCTACGTTTGATATCAGAGTTGGATCAGAAAAAACTAGTTTTAGATATCTAGCAGCAACCTATGGGCAAGCAAATTCAACTTGGAGCCTACCTATGGTAGTAGGTATGGCCAAGGCGAAAGAACTTATGTTTACCGGAAGAGAAGTTAAAGCTGATGAAGCTTTTCAAATTGGTTTACTAAATCATTTAGTCGCACCAGATGAAGTAATGCCTAAATCTCTCGAGATTGCAGAACTAATAGCTGCTGGACATGCAAATATGATACAAGGAATAAAAACACTTCTTCATGAGGGTACCAAAATAGGTTATGAAGACAGATTACATTTGGAAAGAGATGCTCTTGGAAGCTGGATGAAACCAGTAGATCCAAGAGATGGTTTTGTCGATTTTCTTTCAACAAGAAAATCAAAATAATTGATTTAGGGAGGATATATGTCTAGTGAAAAGAAAGGACCTTTAGTAGGAATAAAGGTAATTGATTTTACTCATGTCTTAGCAGGCCCATTTGGATCAATGATACTATCTGATTTAGGTGCTGAAGTTGTAAATATAGCCAAGGTGGACGCTAAAGATGATAGTAGAGGTAGCGGACCGTTTGTAAATGGTATTAGTACCTATAGATATTCCTTAGAAAGGGGTAAAAAATCAATTCAGGTTGATCTTAAAAATCCCGAGGGGATTAAATTAGTTAAACAGTTAATTGATAAAGCAGATATAGTTACTGAAAATTTTTCACCTGGAACTATGGCTAAACTTGGTTTGGATTATGAAGAATTAACCAAAACCAATCCAAGACTTATTTTTGCTTCTTGTTCAGGATTTGGACAAACTGGCCCTTATTCCTCGAGGGGAGCTCTTGATGTAATTGCTCAAGGGTTTAGTGGTTTTATGAGTATAACTGGAGACCCTAGCGGGGGACCAATGAGAGCCGGTTCTTCAATAGGTGATACTCTTGGTGGAACATATATGGCTATGGGAATAATGTCTGCACTTTATGAAAGAGAACTTAGTGGAAAAGGTCAGAAAATTGATATTAGCATGGTTGAAAGTGTGATATATAATTTAGAAAATGCCATTATTCGATACTCAGCAACTGGAGAAGTTCCCCAAAGAGTAGGTGCAAGACATCCACTAACTACCCCCTTTCAGGCTTTTGAAACTAAAGACGGATGGATTGTGGTAGCAGGTGTCAGAGACTGGGAGGCGTTTTGTGTAATTCTTGGTATAGAAGAGCTTGCAACAGACGAAAGATTTGATACAAATCCAAAACGCACTGAAAATCATAGCATTTTAGAGCCAATTTTATCTAATATAATAAAACAACAAAATAGTGATTATTGGTTTGAAGTGCTTGAGGGTATAGCATTAACAGGACCAATTAACAATATCGAACAAATGGTTAATGATCCTCATATTAAAGCCAGAAATACTATTATTTCATTACCTGTACCTGGAGAAATTGAAAAAGAAGTCCTGGTATCTAACACTCCTGTAAGATTATCTAGAACTCCTGCTGAAATAACTGAAAGAGCGTTTGTAGTTGGAGAGCATACGAGAGAAATTTTACAAGAATGGTTGGGTTTAAACGAAAAATCCACATTAGAAATGGAAGAAAAAGGTATAGTAAAAAGTTCAGATAATCAATTCATATAACTAGGAGGAGAATAATGGGTGGACCATTAGAAGGTGTTAGAGTACTAGATTTAGGAAGATATCAAGCAGGTCCAAGATGCGGACTGATGCTTTATAGACTTGGTGCAGATGTCATAAAGATAGAACCCCCAAAAGGTGAAGAAAGTAGAACTAATGGCCAACACTACTGGGTGCAATATAACAGCGGTAAACGGAGCCTAGGGCTGAATTTGTATTCAGATGAAGGAAAAAATATCCTCTCAGAATTAGTAAAAACAGCAGACATATTTATTCAAAACTTTAGACCAGGTGTAATTGGAAAAATTGGCTTTTCATACGAAAAGTTAAAAGAATTAAACCCTAAAATAGTCATGGTAAATGTTTCAGCCTATGGGCAATTTGGACCATATAAAGACCGAGTGGGTTTTGATCCCATAGGACAAGCTATTAGTGGTTTAATGACAACGCAAGGTACAGAAGGAATGGATCCATTTAAGTGTTCCTTCCCTCTTATTGATAGAATAACAGCCTTACATGCAACTATTGGAGCTCTATCTGCTTTATGGGAATCACGAATTTCTGGTGAAGGACAAAGTTTAGATGTTTGTTTAGCAGATACAGGCTATACAACTGCAGAAATTCCAATATCTACATACTTAACAACAGGCGCAGCACCAAGAAGAACAGGTAATGGCAATACTTTTACTAACACTTATCAATGTAAAGATGGATGGGTGTATCTTATTTCTACTGGCCCCAGAATGTGGAAAAGAGCTGCAGAAGTTGTAGGCAAAAAAGAATGGATAGATGATGAACGATATGCTACACGGCAAGGAAGAACAGAAAATGCCGTAGAAATAGAAGAGTATTTATCTCAATGGTTTTCTGATAAAACTCGTGATGAAGTTATAAATCTTTTCTCCCCTCACGGTGTTCCAATACAAAAAATTAATACTATTGCTGAAGCAGCACATGATCCCCATATGAGAGAAAGAAATATTATTGAAGAAATTGACGATTATATTACTGACGCCCCTAATGTGAGCCGAATTAATGCTATTGGTGACATATTTCATTTCAGTAGAAGTGGATATCAAATTGGACACGCTCCTCTACCGGGAGAACACTCTAGAGAGGTTTTATCGGAACTTCTCAATCTTTCAGAAGAAGAATTAGACGCTCTTCATGCTGAAGAAGTAATCTAATGAAAGATTGGGAAATTATAAAAACTCATTTGATAAAAGCAGATGAGAAAATGGAATCTCTCATACATCAATTTGGTATATCTCCCTTCGCAACACAAGAAAAAAAGAAAATTAATCTCTTTGATAATTTAATAAGTTCAATTGTATCTCAACAATTATCAACAAAAGTTGCTCGTACAATAAAAGACCGATTATATTCTTTAGGAGAAATGTCAGAATTTACTCCAGATTTCTTGATACAAACTCCCACTGAAGATTTAAGAATGTGTGGATTATCATATGCGAAATGTAGAAGTATGAAAGAAATATCTGAGGTTCTCATTAAAAGGCCAGATTACCTTACTTCCCTCTATGATAAATCTAATGAATTTATAATTGAAAAGCTCATTAAATTACGAGGAATTGGTATTTGGACTGCAGAAATGTTTCAAATGTTTTCATTACAAAGGCAGGATATATTTTCTCATAGAGATGCAGGACTAATTAAAGGAATAAGAATAGTCTATTTTGATAAAGAAAAAGCAGAATTGGAAGAAATCGAAAAAATTACTTCCAAATGGAAGCCGTATCGTTCTATTGGGTCATGGTACATGTGGCAAGTGGCCAATAATGAACCACCTATAAATAAAAAATAGACTTGCTTTTTAAATACAAATCCTATACGATTTTCTCCTAATGATCCGCAGTAGCTCAGTGGTAGAGCGGTCGGCTGTTAACCGATTGGTCGTAGGTTCGAGTCCTACCTGCGGAGCCAATATATTTCCACCCCTAAATAACAATGCAATATTATAAAAAGTTATTTATTTTTATGCCTCTGATTCTGATATTTGTAGGATGTTCTCTATCTAAGGAAAACGATTCCAATATTACTACGCAAACAAAAATACAAACTAAAGATCCTACATCTACATATGAATTAACAACATCCACTAATTCAAAACAAATAACTGAAAATCTAAAAGTTGCATTTATAGCAGATCAAGGAATTAATGAAAAGGCTGAGAAAGTATTACAATTAATCAAAGATGAAAAAACAGACATGGTAATACATGCAGGTGATTTTGGATGTTGTAACTCTATTATTAAATATTTATATGGTCGTGAAAGTTATATAGGTACAGCACTTGACTGGGATGCGCAAATAACAAATATCCTAGGTCCTAATTTTCCTTACTTTGGAGCAATTGGTAATCATGATGGAGGTAACTGGACAACATATCAAAAATTGTTACAGCAAAGAGTTGATAATAATATAGATGTAACTTGTTTTGGCAATCTTGGTATTAAATCTACATGTATTTATAAAGGATTATTTTTTATTTTATCTGGAGTTGGAGAAATAGGAGACAATCATAATAGTTATATAAGTAATGCTTTAGAAAACAGTGATGCTTTATGGAAAATATGTACTTGGCATAAGAATCAAAAAGAAATGCAAATAGGAAGCAAGAAGGATGCTGTTGGTTGGGAGCCTTATGAAAATTGTAGAAAAAATGGAGCAATAATTGCTTCAGGCCATTCACATACTTACTCAAGAACAAAAACTTTAACTAATACCACCACTCAAGAAGTTCATCGGGACTGGAATCAACGAAACGAAATACAAATATCCAAGGAAACTGAAACTCAAAAAGGTTCTACATTCGTCTTTGTTTCAGGAATCGGTGGAGAAAGTATAAGAAATCAAGAAAGATGTAAACCTACAACTTATCCATATGGTTGCAACAATGAATGGGCAAAAATATACGCTTCAAACCAAAATGCTAAGCCTGGTGCTCTTTTTATTACATTTCATGTAGATGGAGATCCAACGAAAGCAAAAGGATATTTTAAAAACATTGATAATGAAATAATCGATGAATTTATTATTCATAATTTTACTAAATAAATTCTAATATTTTTCAAATAAATCTCTAATTTTTTGTGTATCACTTGTTTGTAATAAGCTTAACATTAGTAATATTCGAGCTTTTTGAGGTGACAAATTATCACAAGTAATAAAGCCTTCATCTCTAAATTTTTCTGTAAGTACGATCCTACCCATAATAGACCGAGATGCCAATACTACTGGAATACCATCTTTGACCAATTGAAGAGCAGAATCTTTCATTACAGTTGGCAATGTTCCAGAGCCAAAACCAGCTAGAATTAGTCCTTGAGATTCATTTTTTTTCACAGCTTCAATCAATAAACCATCACCGCCAGAATAAGCTACGACAATATCAACTCTTGGCAATTGATTTAACCCCTGAGTACTAAACTCACTCTGGTAAGTATGAGTTTTTGTTGAATTACGATAAAAAATTACTTGTCCATCTGAATCTACAAAACCCAAAAACCCTAGATCATTAGATTGGAAAGTGTCGACACGTAAGGTGTTCATTTTAATGATTTCCCTTGCCGAATGAATTTGATTATTTAATACTCCCATTACACCCATATTTGAAGCATTTTTACTGGAAGCTATACGTATTGCATCAAGTAAATTAATATCTGCATCTGTACTCATGGATGATGGCGGCCTCATAGCGCCAGTTAACACAACTGGTTTATTAGACTTGACTGTAAGATTTAAAAAATATGCTGTTTCTTCTAAAGTAGCTGTGCCGTGCGTAATAACAATACCGTCAATTCCCTCTTGTAAAAGTGTATTTGCACGTTCAGCAATGACCAGCCAATCTATAGGAGTAATATTGGTACTACCAGTAGCTAATAAATTCTCGTAGGTTAAATTTGCAATGTTTTGCACTTCAGGAATACGTCCTATAAGTTGTTCAATTGTATAACGATTTCCCGTATCGGAATATTGAGTATAATCCAGTCGATTAGCACCAATACCAGATATTGTTCCCCCTGTAGCAATAATATGTACATTTGGTAATTCTTGTTTCATATCTACCTCCTTGTCTGATTTTACACTTTTGTGTAGAAAACTCATATAAAAATTGACAGTTGAATATCACTAACGTTTAATATTATTAAAGAATGATTGGAGTAAATTATGTATAATCTCGCATTATTTTTACATGTAATTTCAGCCCTTGGGATAGGGTATGTAGTTCTCTTTGGAATATTTAATTCAAAAATTGAGCTACCTTCAAGTCAATTTAGAATTAACTTAACACTGCTTCCAATAGTTAGTCTTCTTTCTTTACTAACTGGAATATGGATAATTCAAGTTGCTAATTATAGCCACGGAGCCTTATGGGTTTCTATCTCATAT encodes the following:
- a CDS encoding biotin transporter BioY; the encoded protein is MRGQNFTINNELPLLDMVISRDKGFINVIVDFLAIISFVAATGLAAQFKFYLNPAVPVTGQTFVVLMAGAVLGMKKGFIAMSLYAILGWASHIGVLSFSMFAGSFLSKGYVIGFIAAATVIGYFVERGWGRNPIRLAGIMLIGEIFIYLFGLMWLGIFITSDQILSNETTRLGLVYSWGVGNFWIGDTIKLILAAGLVPTLTKLIDTIKTNAR
- a CDS encoding dienelactone hydrolase family protein — protein: MGNIQSEIVEMNINGVSAEGYMSKPTDLESKAPGIVVIQEWWGLDDHIKSITERFAEQGFLAIAPDLFHGSVTTEPDEAMKLTQAMDQARAREEIDACVSYLQNNGDSTGKVGIVGYCLGGGLSIQSACENSNISACNIYYGGNPDLDSVKNLQAPVLGIYAENDQRITSNVPELEKALNDNGVVNEIIIYPNVDHAFFNDTNLPVYNKEAAESAWSKTLTFFSENLR
- the acsA gene encoding acetate--CoA ligase, with product MAFEEITKPSVSNMKETPNLIDYQSTKENFDWFKDGFSGLDWLPDGGLNNAYEAVDRHVINGKGQQKALIWIGKNGDEETYTYSQFKEESDKFGQVMKNLGMQRADRVFIFMDRIPELYFAAMGILKAGGVIAPLFSAFGPDPVRDRMEDAGASFLVTTPELKSKIDTMLPDIKTLQKVIVIDKPGTANINTDDKTLLYKDLMNKVDASNFVLEPTTQYDFSIMHYTSGSTGKPKGVLHRHQAVVQQWLTGKWALDLKEGDIYFCTADPGWVTGTSYGMMAPWTNCVTQIIYEGGFGAASWYEIIQKYGVTVWYTAPTAIRLLMRAGEAVVQRYDLSSLRFIGSVGEPLNPEAVVWGNKNYKMPIHDNWWQTETGAIMCANYATTNIRPGSMGKPFPGITMGILDDQYNELGSGESGILAVRPGWPSQMFAYWQQDEMYNSRFKKGWYITGDQASIDEDGYFWFQGRADDVINTAGHLVGPFEVESALIEHEAVAEAGVIGKPDPIAMEVVKAFVTLNPDYEATDQLRRELIGFARDKLSAGVAPREIDFIDVMPKTRSGKIMRRLLKARELGLPEGDTSTLEDDG
- the ggt gene encoding gamma-glutamyltransferase, with protein sequence MNVPYASRPTVYSKNGIVCSTSPLAASAGIKVLADGGNAFDAALATAAVEAITVPGMCGFGGEVFAIFYDAKTGKTQGLTSTGMAPKQATPEYYTSRGYTEMPGIGPLAASPPGELAAYEYFNTNYGTMSLADLLQPAIKYAEEGHPITPRAARVLEGAKDKLAQFPSSAKVFLKSDGSLYGEGEMFKNVDLANTLKIVAEKGIDAFYNGEIAEKIVAEFQAAGGIMDKESLANHKVEVYEPIETEYRGYTVAENRPPSQGMILLEMLNIIEGFNLSDYGHLSPEAIHLMIEAKKRVFADRNEYLADPHIEDIPLDTLISKDFADSRRDTIDPSKASVEVGPGPVIAEGTDTSYFCVIDKEGNALSFIHSLYNGFGSGFVAEGTGIVFNNRQQGFRLEEGHPNTVQPGKRPMHTLNAYIVLKDNKPFIISGTPGADFQPQGNLQIITSIIDYGLGAQEAVDAPRWYSIPGSHPPTVNDPFEVQVEPRMPESITDNLQSKGHTITWGQEGISHGIVQLICVNPETGVYAGASDPRGDGHASAL
- a CDS encoding enoyl-CoA hydratase/isomerase family protein, which encodes MSFWRQKLEFENIKFEHKNKIAIITLNRPESLNAMNSDLRLEIVQAMEEVENNQDICAVIFTGEGRAFSAGGDIKEQVKVAAMTDEERIAHREKIKKASNFSWLIANSRKPTIGAINGIAFGGAALLSSTFDIRVGSEKTSFRYLAATYGQANSTWSLPMVVGMAKAKELMFTGREVKADEAFQIGLLNHLVAPDEVMPKSLEIAELIAAGHANMIQGIKTLLHEGTKIGYEDRLHLERDALGSWMKPVDPRDGFVDFLSTRKSK
- a CDS encoding CoA transferase is translated as MSSEKKGPLVGIKVIDFTHVLAGPFGSMILSDLGAEVVNIAKVDAKDDSRGSGPFVNGISTYRYSLERGKKSIQVDLKNPEGIKLVKQLIDKADIVTENFSPGTMAKLGLDYEELTKTNPRLIFASCSGFGQTGPYSSRGALDVIAQGFSGFMSITGDPSGGPMRAGSSIGDTLGGTYMAMGIMSALYERELSGKGQKIDISMVESVIYNLENAIIRYSATGEVPQRVGARHPLTTPFQAFETKDGWIVVAGVRDWEAFCVILGIEELATDERFDTNPKRTENHSILEPILSNIIKQQNSDYWFEVLEGIALTGPINNIEQMVNDPHIKARNTIISLPVPGEIEKEVLVSNTPVRLSRTPAEITERAFVVGEHTREILQEWLGLNEKSTLEMEEKGIVKSSDNQFI
- a CDS encoding CoA transferase gives rise to the protein MGGPLEGVRVLDLGRYQAGPRCGLMLYRLGADVIKIEPPKGEESRTNGQHYWVQYNSGKRSLGLNLYSDEGKNILSELVKTADIFIQNFRPGVIGKIGFSYEKLKELNPKIVMVNVSAYGQFGPYKDRVGFDPIGQAISGLMTTQGTEGMDPFKCSFPLIDRITALHATIGALSALWESRISGEGQSLDVCLADTGYTTAEIPISTYLTTGAAPRRTGNGNTFTNTYQCKDGWVYLISTGPRMWKRAAEVVGKKEWIDDERYATRQGRTENAVEIEEYLSQWFSDKTRDEVINLFSPHGVPIQKINTIAEAAHDPHMRERNIIEEIDDYITDAPNVSRINAIGDIFHFSRSGYQIGHAPLPGEHSREVLSELLNLSEEELDALHAEEVI
- a CDS encoding DNA-3-methyladenine glycosylase 2 family protein, producing the protein MKDWEIIKTHLIKADEKMESLIHQFGISPFATQEKKKINLFDNLISSIVSQQLSTKVARTIKDRLYSLGEMSEFTPDFLIQTPTEDLRMCGLSYAKCRSMKEISEVLIKRPDYLTSLYDKSNEFIIEKLIKLRGIGIWTAEMFQMFSLQRQDIFSHRDAGLIKGIRIVYFDKEKAELEEIEKITSKWKPYRSIGSWYMWQVANNEPPINKK
- a CDS encoding asparaginase, translated to MSFLHKSVKSDKEVDMKQELPNVHIIATGGTISGIGANRLDYTQYSDTGNRYTIEQLIGRIPEVQNIANLTYENLLATGSTNITPIDWLVIAERANTLLQEGIDGIVITHGTATLEETAYFLNLTVKSNKPVVLTGAMRPPSSMSTDADINLLDAIRIASSKNASNMGVMGVLNNQIHSAREIIKMNTLRVDTFQSNDLGFLGFVDSDGQVIFYRNSTKTHTYQSEFSTQGLNQLPRVDIVVAYSGGDGLLIEAVKKNESQGLILAGFGSGTLPTVMKDSALQLVKDGIPVVLASRSIMGRIVLTEKFRDEGFITCDNLSPQKARILLMLSLLQTSDTQKIRDLFEKY